In Cytobacillus oceanisediminis, the following proteins share a genomic window:
- the trmL gene encoding tRNA (uridine(34)/cytosine(34)/5-carboxymethylaminomethyluridine(34)-2'-O)-methyltransferase TrmL, with protein sequence MGLHVVLYQPEIPANTGNIARTCAATDTTLHLVRPLGFSTEDKMLKRAGLDYWQFVNIVYHESLDDFFNSSEGGEYFYLTKYGAKPHSAFDYSNVGKDYYFIFGKETTGLPKDIIESNIERALRIPMNDKVRSLNLSNSAAILVYEALRQQDYLHLK encoded by the coding sequence GTGGGATTGCATGTAGTATTATATCAGCCGGAAATTCCGGCCAACACTGGTAATATAGCACGTACTTGCGCGGCTACTGATACGACATTGCATCTGGTCCGGCCGCTTGGCTTCTCGACGGAAGATAAAATGCTGAAGCGTGCAGGCTTGGATTATTGGCAATTTGTTAATATTGTTTATCATGAATCATTGGACGATTTCTTTAATAGCAGTGAAGGCGGTGAATATTTCTACTTAACGAAGTATGGCGCCAAGCCGCATTCCGCTTTCGATTACAGCAATGTCGGGAAGGATTATTATTTTATATTCGGCAAAGAAACGACGGGCCTTCCGAAGGATATTATTGAAAGCAACATAGAGCGCGCATTAAGGATTCCAATGAACGATAAAGTCCGTTCGCTTAATTTATCCAACAGTGCAGCCATTCTTGTTTATGAAGCACTTCGGCAGCAGGATTACTTGCATTTAAAATAG
- a CDS encoding sugar phosphate isomerase/epimerase family protein, whose product MKLGVFTVLFAEKNFEEMLDHVKAAGLKAVEIGTGAYPGNAHCCLHELLESKELRDDYLDKVLSRGLEISAFSCHGNPISPDIAFAEVSDRVLYDTIKLASLMNVPVVNCFSGTAGDGEGAKHPNWPVAPWPNEYGEVLKWQWEEKLIPYWKKAGQFAKDHNVKIGLELHGGFLVHTPYTLLKLREETSDAIGANLDPSHLWWQGIDPVAAIKILGKENAIHHFHAKDTYIDQENVNMYGLTDMQPYGNVQTRAWTFRSVGCGHSLQEWSDMMSALRTFGYDYVVSIEHEDPLMSIEEGFTRAVRNLKSILIEEQPSEMWWV is encoded by the coding sequence ATGAAGCTCGGCGTATTTACCGTTTTATTTGCTGAGAAAAATTTTGAAGAAATGCTTGATCATGTGAAAGCTGCAGGGCTTAAGGCTGTTGAAATCGGAACGGGAGCATATCCCGGAAACGCTCACTGCTGCCTGCACGAGCTTTTAGAAAGTAAAGAACTCCGGGATGATTACCTGGACAAGGTTTTATCAAGAGGGCTTGAAATCAGCGCATTCAGCTGCCATGGCAATCCGATTTCACCTGATATAGCATTTGCAGAGGTATCGGACCGCGTTTTATATGACACGATTAAGTTAGCCAGCTTAATGAATGTTCCGGTTGTTAACTGTTTCTCCGGCACTGCAGGTGATGGGGAAGGGGCCAAGCATCCGAATTGGCCGGTTGCGCCATGGCCGAATGAATATGGAGAAGTGCTGAAATGGCAATGGGAGGAGAAACTCATTCCTTACTGGAAGAAAGCCGGACAATTTGCAAAAGACCATAATGTGAAAATTGGTCTTGAACTTCACGGCGGATTCCTTGTGCACACTCCTTATACACTTCTAAAATTAAGGGAAGAAACCTCTGACGCCATTGGAGCCAATTTAGACCCAAGCCATTTATGGTGGCAGGGAATCGACCCTGTAGCAGCAATAAAGATTCTGGGAAAAGAAAATGCCATTCATCATTTTCATGCAAAAGATACCTATATTGACCAGGAAAATGTTAATATGTATGGTTTAACGGATATGCAGCCGTATGGCAATGTCCAGACCAGGGCGTGGACCTTCAGGTCAGTAGGTTGCGGACACAGCCTGCAGGAATGGTCGGATATGATGAGCGCTTTGCGTACATTTGGGTATGATTACGTTGTCAGCATTGAGCACGAAGATCCGCTTATGTCTATAGAAGAAGGATTTACAAGGGCAGTAAGGAATCTTAAATCGATCTTAATCGAAGAGCAGCCTTCAGAAATGTGGTGGGTGTAA
- a CDS encoding B3/B4 domain-containing protein, with protein MEIMIDPELCRLFPQFKIGFITYKNIEVGQSPQMVKGRLQLFQESIYFDLEDKSVTEFEGIREWRQIFKTAGKDPNRYRHSAEALYRRIKKQNYLQPVNSSIDINNFFSLEYQIPIGVYDADKLSGNLTIRLGKEGEEYNGLNGRPNSLANLIISEDAAGPFGSPFVDSERTAVTEQTKNAVQIIYLRPSLEMEKAEKMVESLMNMYTQVHGGEGNFKVIEC; from the coding sequence TTGGAAATTATGATTGATCCCGAGTTGTGCAGGTTATTTCCCCAATTTAAAATTGGATTCATTACATATAAAAATATCGAAGTCGGGCAATCTCCTCAAATGGTAAAGGGCAGACTCCAATTATTTCAGGAATCTATTTATTTTGACTTAGAGGACAAGAGTGTTACAGAATTTGAAGGGATCAGAGAATGGAGACAGATTTTCAAAACAGCAGGCAAGGATCCAAATCGCTACCGCCACTCTGCAGAAGCACTATACAGAAGAATTAAAAAACAAAATTATCTGCAGCCGGTCAACAGCTCCATAGATATTAACAACTTCTTTTCCCTGGAATATCAAATACCGATTGGCGTGTATGACGCCGATAAGCTTTCAGGCAATCTGACTATCAGGTTAGGCAAAGAAGGCGAAGAATATAACGGTTTAAACGGAAGACCCAATTCGCTTGCCAATTTAATTATTAGTGAAGATGCGGCAGGGCCATTTGGCAGTCCGTTTGTCGACTCTGAAAGGACAGCGGTGACGGAACAGACTAAAAATGCCGTTCAAATCATATATCTGCGCCCTTCTCTGGAAATGGAAAAGGCTGAAAAAATGGTTGAGTCATTAATGAACATGTACACTCAAGTTCATGGAGGAGAAGGAAACTTTAAGGTAATTGAATGTTAA
- a CDS encoding amidase domain-containing protein gives MRDQLQELLIKRVQQCVSHSRSSIHTCPKIEKKKESLSGRSGEIVKAQATGKVITVGREKDDVKQVEYKVHFKYLIKQKGVFYMEEEIEERTADFYKGVFVEDREKNPFKEIQKDEASPDREYGEEKRLEYEYDRMKAVQYAEKWWNSYNPAYKKFEVDCTNYISQCLHVGGGPMRGFPNRGKGWWMRSGNWSYSWTVANSLRWYLPSSNSGLRAEEVSSPDQLLIGDVICYDFQGDGRFDHTTIVTGKDASGMPLVNAHTYNSRMRYWAYEDSTAYTPNIKYKFLTIADDQ, from the coding sequence GTGAGGGACCAGCTTCAGGAGCTGTTAATAAAAAGAGTGCAGCAGTGCGTTTCCCATTCAAGAAGTTCAATTCATACCTGCCCTAAGATTGAAAAGAAGAAAGAATCTCTTTCCGGCCGGTCCGGTGAGATTGTTAAGGCCCAGGCAACCGGAAAAGTGATCACGGTCGGCAGGGAGAAGGATGATGTGAAGCAGGTTGAATACAAAGTTCATTTTAAATATTTAATTAAGCAAAAAGGTGTATTCTATATGGAAGAAGAAATTGAAGAGCGCACAGCCGACTTTTATAAAGGAGTGTTTGTCGAGGATCGGGAGAAAAACCCTTTTAAAGAAATTCAAAAAGATGAAGCCTCTCCAGACCGTGAATATGGAGAGGAAAAAAGGCTTGAGTATGAGTATGACCGCATGAAGGCAGTGCAGTATGCAGAAAAATGGTGGAACAGCTATAATCCGGCTTATAAAAAATTTGAAGTGGATTGCACGAATTATATTTCCCAGTGTCTTCATGTAGGCGGCGGACCGATGAGAGGGTTTCCTAACCGCGGAAAAGGATGGTGGATGAGAAGCGGGAATTGGAGCTACAGCTGGACAGTAGCGAATTCATTGCGGTGGTATCTGCCGAGTTCGAATTCGGGGTTAAGAGCGGAGGAAGTCTCCAGTCCGGATCAGCTCTTAATTGGAGATGTTATTTGCTATGATTTTCAGGGAGACGGGCGATTTGACCATACAACAATCGTGACGGGAAAAGATGCCTCCGGTATGCCCCTGGTCAATGCCCATACTTATAACAGCCGAATGCGCTATTGGGCTTATGAAGATTCAACAGCCTATACACCCAATATTAAATATAAATTTTTGACTATAGCCGATGACCAGTAA
- the yhbH gene encoding sporulation protein YhbH, with protein MTNVNNHQFVISQEDWSLHRKGYDDQQRHQDKVQEAIRNNLPDLITEENIVMSNGREVVKIPIRSLDEYKIRYNYDKNKHVGQGDGDSQIGDVVARDGSGSQKGPGKGQGAGDQAGEDYFEAEVSLMEIEEALFKQLELPNLKRKEQDENLVEDIEFNDIRKTGLMGNIDKKRTMMSAFKRNAMSGKAAFHPIYKEDLKFKTWNEIVKPDSKAVVLAMMDTSGSMGIWEKYMARSFFFWMTRFLRTKYETVEIEFIAHHTEAKVVSEEDFFSKGESGGTICSSAYRKALELIDVKYDPHKYNIYPFHFSDGDNLTSDNARCVKLVEDLMKVSNMFGYGEVNQYNRHSTLMSAYKNIKNEDFRYYILKQKADVFHAMKSFFKQEEDKKKYA; from the coding sequence ATGACGAATGTCAATAACCATCAGTTTGTGATTTCCCAAGAAGATTGGTCCCTCCATCGCAAAGGCTATGATGACCAGCAGCGTCATCAGGATAAAGTCCAGGAAGCAATCCGCAACAATTTGCCTGATTTGATAACGGAAGAAAACATTGTAATGTCGAATGGGCGGGAAGTAGTGAAAATTCCGATTCGCTCATTGGATGAATACAAAATCCGTTATAACTATGATAAAAACAAACATGTCGGCCAAGGCGATGGAGATAGCCAGATTGGAGATGTAGTGGCACGTGATGGATCCGGCAGCCAGAAAGGACCCGGAAAGGGGCAAGGGGCAGGCGACCAGGCAGGCGAGGATTATTTTGAAGCTGAAGTATCACTGATGGAAATTGAAGAAGCATTATTTAAACAATTGGAATTGCCTAATTTAAAAAGAAAAGAGCAGGATGAAAACCTGGTAGAGGACATTGAATTTAATGATATCAGAAAGACTGGATTAATGGGCAATATTGATAAGAAACGCACCATGATGTCGGCATTTAAGCGCAATGCAATGAGTGGAAAAGCAGCGTTCCACCCAATTTATAAGGAAGATTTGAAGTTTAAGACCTGGAATGAAATTGTAAAGCCTGATTCAAAGGCTGTTGTGCTTGCGATGATGGATACGAGCGGCTCGATGGGGATCTGGGAAAAGTATATGGCCAGAAGCTTTTTCTTCTGGATGACGCGGTTTCTGAGAACCAAATATGAGACAGTCGAGATAGAATTTATTGCCCATCATACTGAAGCAAAGGTGGTCTCAGAAGAGGACTTTTTCTCAAAAGGAGAAAGCGGGGGAACCATTTGTTCATCTGCCTATCGTAAAGCACTTGAACTGATTGATGTCAAATACGACCCGCACAAATATAATATTTACCCTTTTCACTTCTCAGACGGTGATAACCTGACCTCTGACAACGCCCGCTGTGTTAAGCTAGTGGAAGACCTGATGAAGGTGTCCAATATGTTCGGATACGGTGAAGTAAACCAGTATAACCGCCACTCGACCCTGATGTCAGCCTATAAAAATATTAAAAATGAGGATTTCCGCTATTATATCCTTAAGCAAAAAGCAGATGTATTCCATGCGATGAAGAGTTTCTTCAAACAGGAGGAAGATAAGAAGAAGTACGCTTAA
- the nfsA gene encoding oxygen-insensitive NADPH nitroreductase — MNEVTNLLMDHRSVRHFEDKPLSREQIETIVLSAQAASTSSFVQAYSIIGLTDKVKKAKLAEFAGNQNYVAENGHFFVFCADLHRHEVMGQMENINVIPSIESTEKFMVAVIDAALAAQNAAVAAESLGLGICYIGGIRNNLEGVAELLKTPNRVIPLFGLAVGYPSKKNDKKPRLPLQHIYHENEYNQDETAYREELEVYNNIISEYYNERTGGKRNDTWTGQIAGMLEKQTRMYMKDFVQKKKMDLR, encoded by the coding sequence ATGAATGAAGTTACCAATTTGCTGATGGACCATCGCTCCGTGCGCCACTTTGAGGACAAGCCTCTTTCCCGCGAGCAGATAGAAACGATTGTACTTTCTGCTCAAGCCGCGTCCACCTCAAGTTTTGTTCAAGCGTATTCAATAATCGGTCTTACCGATAAAGTGAAGAAAGCGAAACTTGCTGAATTTGCAGGCAATCAGAATTATGTAGCAGAAAATGGACATTTTTTCGTGTTTTGTGCTGATTTGCATCGTCATGAAGTCATGGGACAAATGGAAAACATCAATGTAATTCCTTCCATTGAAAGCACAGAGAAATTTATGGTGGCTGTCATTGATGCAGCATTGGCTGCCCAGAATGCTGCAGTTGCTGCTGAATCGCTGGGATTGGGAATCTGCTATATTGGCGGAATAAGAAACAATCTTGAAGGGGTAGCTGAGCTTTTAAAAACCCCGAATCGCGTGATTCCTTTGTTTGGACTGGCTGTTGGCTACCCTTCCAAAAAGAACGATAAAAAGCCGAGGCTGCCTCTTCAGCACATATACCATGAAAATGAATATAATCAGGATGAAACTGCCTACCGCGAAGAGCTGGAAGTGTATAATAACATCATTTCCGAGTACTATAATGAGCGTACGGGCGGAAAGCGGAATGACACGTGGACTGGTCAAATCGCCGGCATGCTCGAAAAGCAGACACGAATGTATATGAAGGATTTTGTACAGAAGAAAAAGATGGATTTAAGGTAG
- a CDS encoding general stress protein has protein sequence MKKNILVGGYDTQEDLKDAIEGAESNGYQKDNLVIVSKDGANLESFADNHGVNLRIVGSQELGNQRFLDSVKALFMGEDPATSSGMDPDKKDGTRFDEHDLDKYASMVFDGKYVLIADYYGNYPTSQEDNQRITAEDSEGYLESASAREVVHEADIKTLADKSRNSCAADNQEINRVHVSPKSADVKTSAELNRDDRHTKERLK, from the coding sequence TACTAGTAGGCGGGTATGATACACAGGAAGATCTAAAAGATGCTATTGAAGGGGCAGAGTCAAACGGGTATCAGAAAGACAACCTGGTGATTGTTTCAAAAGATGGAGCGAACCTTGAAAGCTTTGCAGACAATCATGGAGTGAACTTGCGAATAGTCGGATCCCAGGAGCTCGGCAATCAGCGCTTTCTTGATTCAGTGAAAGCCCTTTTTATGGGAGAAGATCCAGCCACAAGTTCTGGAATGGATCCTGATAAAAAAGATGGTACACGGTTTGATGAACATGACCTGGATAAATACGCAAGCATGGTATTTGATGGAAAATACGTCTTAATCGCGGACTACTATGGGAACTATCCCACTTCCCAGGAGGACAATCAGAGGATCACTGCTGAAGACTCAGAAGGGTACCTCGAAAGCGCTTCAGCCCGGGAAGTTGTCCATGAAGCAGATATCAAAACACTGGCAGATAAATCCCGTAACTCATGTGCTGCCGATAATCAGGAAATCAATCGTGTTCACGTTTCACCCAAGTCTGCAGATGTGAAAACCAGTGCTGAATTAAACCGGGATGATCGACATACGAAAGAAAGGCTCAAATAG
- the queG gene encoding tRNA epoxyqueuosine(34) reductase QueG has protein sequence MNFALFQQEVIEYSKTIGIDKIGFTAASTFDEMKNRLIRQQELQYQSGFEEPDIEKRVSPSLLMDMPRSIISIAVAYPSKMKVRVVSKRGERRGIFCRASWGKDYHHILRERLQKLEEFIQSRIPEAICKSMVDTGELVDRAVAQRAGIGWSGKNCSIITPEFGSYVYLGEMITNLPFEPDKPMEDGCGSCNKCVDVCPTGALIQGGQLDAQKCIAFLTQTKGFLAEPFREKLGNRLYGCDTCQTVCPENKGKDFHLHEEMEPDPEVAKPLLRPLLFISNREFKEKYGPVSGSWRGKKPIQRNAIIALAHYKDETAVEDLIKVMTEDPRPVIRGTAAWALGKIGGEESLAALEQALQQEKDGEVIAEIEKGLSFIEQ, from the coding sequence ATGAATTTTGCCCTTTTTCAGCAGGAAGTGATTGAATACAGCAAAACAATTGGCATAGATAAAATCGGTTTTACAGCAGCCAGCACTTTTGATGAGATGAAAAATAGACTGATTCGCCAGCAGGAACTTCAATATCAATCAGGATTTGAAGAGCCTGATATTGAGAAGAGGGTGAGTCCCAGCCTGCTAATGGACATGCCCAGGTCCATTATCTCAATTGCTGTTGCTTATCCTTCAAAAATGAAGGTCAGAGTTGTCAGCAAAAGAGGTGAAAGAAGAGGAATTTTCTGCCGCGCTTCATGGGGGAAAGACTATCATCATATCCTGAGGGAACGTCTTCAGAAGCTTGAAGAATTCATTCAATCAAGAATTCCTGAGGCGATATGCAAATCCATGGTGGATACAGGTGAGCTGGTGGATCGGGCCGTAGCACAGCGTGCCGGAATTGGCTGGAGCGGAAAAAACTGTTCCATCATCACACCGGAATTCGGATCGTATGTCTATCTCGGAGAAATGATAACGAATCTGCCTTTTGAGCCGGATAAACCAATGGAAGACGGATGCGGAAGCTGTAATAAATGTGTTGACGTCTGTCCTACTGGAGCTTTAATACAGGGAGGTCAGCTTGATGCACAGAAATGCATAGCGTTTCTGACGCAGACAAAAGGCTTTCTTGCAGAGCCGTTTAGAGAAAAACTTGGGAACAGACTTTATGGATGCGATACCTGTCAAACCGTATGCCCTGAAAATAAAGGCAAGGATTTTCATCTGCACGAAGAAATGGAGCCGGATCCTGAAGTGGCAAAGCCTCTTTTAAGGCCGCTTCTATTTATCAGCAACCGTGAATTTAAAGAAAAGTATGGCCCGGTTTCAGGCTCCTGGAGAGGGAAGAAACCGATCCAGCGAAATGCCATTATCGCCTTGGCTCACTACAAAGACGAAACAGCTGTAGAAGATCTGATTAAAGTCATGACAGAAGATCCTCGGCCGGTGATCCGTGGAACGGCTGCATGGGCACTCGGGAAAATTGGCGGTGAGGAATCACTGGCTGCCCTGGAACAGGCTTTGCAGCAGGAAAAAGACGGAGAGGTCATTGCTGAGATTGAAAAAGGTTTAAGTTTTATTGAACAATGA
- a CDS encoding PrkA family serine protein kinase translates to MDILKKIEMYRHEEEKLKWEGTFGEYLEIIKEKPWVAQSAHSRVYSMIKDAGVEEVKGQKRYQFFSNQLFGLEEALERLVEEYFHPAAKRLDVRKRILLLMGPVSGGKSTLVTMLKRGLEQYSHSDRGAVYAIKGCPMHEDPLHLIPHHLRKDFYDEYGIRIEGNLSPLNSMRLEQEYGGRIEDVLIERIIFSEDRRVGIGTFSPSDPKSQDIADLTGSIDFSTIAEYGSESDPRAYRFDGELNKANRGMMEFQEMLKCDEKFLWHLLSLTQEGNFKAGRFALISADELIVAHTNETEYRSFISNKKNEALHSRIIVMPIPYNLKVSEEEKIYDKMIRESDVSNVHIAPHTLRVAAMFTILTRMKDPKKGDIDLVKKMRLYDGESVEGYNRADVEELKKEHADEGMSGIDPRYVINRISSTIIRKNITSINALDVLRSLKEGLDQHPSITPELKERYLNFISLARKEYDDIAKKEVQKAFVYSYEESAKTLMENYLDNVEAYCNKAKLRDPLTGEEISPDEKLMRSIEEQIGISENAKKAFREEILIRISAYARKGKRFDYNSHDRLREAIQKKLFADLKDVVKITTSSKTPDEQQLKKVNEVVARLIDEHGYNSTSANELLRYVGSLLNR, encoded by the coding sequence ATGGATATTCTAAAAAAAATTGAGATGTACAGACACGAAGAGGAAAAGCTTAAATGGGAAGGGACTTTTGGAGAGTATTTAGAAATTATTAAAGAGAAGCCATGGGTTGCCCAGTCAGCACATTCACGGGTATATAGCATGATTAAAGATGCCGGTGTGGAAGAAGTGAAGGGGCAAAAAAGATATCAGTTTTTCAGCAATCAGCTCTTTGGATTAGAAGAAGCTTTGGAAAGGTTAGTGGAAGAGTATTTCCATCCGGCAGCCAAACGCCTTGATGTCCGCAAAAGGATCCTTTTATTAATGGGACCGGTCAGCGGCGGTAAATCAACATTAGTGACGATGCTAAAAAGAGGTTTGGAACAATATTCTCATTCTGATAGGGGAGCGGTCTATGCTATTAAGGGTTGCCCGATGCATGAAGATCCGCTTCATTTAATCCCGCACCATCTCCGAAAGGATTTCTATGACGAATATGGAATTAGAATTGAAGGAAATTTATCGCCACTGAATAGCATGCGTCTTGAGCAGGAATATGGCGGCCGCATTGAGGATGTTTTGATTGAAAGGATCATTTTCTCGGAAGATCGAAGGGTAGGTATTGGAACTTTCAGCCCTTCAGATCCAAAATCACAGGATATTGCCGATCTGACTGGAAGCATTGACTTTTCAACCATTGCTGAATATGGTTCGGAGTCAGATCCTCGTGCCTATCGTTTCGATGGAGAACTAAATAAAGCAAACCGCGGTATGATGGAATTCCAGGAAATGCTGAAGTGCGACGAGAAGTTTTTATGGCATTTATTGTCACTGACTCAGGAAGGCAACTTTAAAGCTGGACGCTTCGCTCTGATTTCGGCAGATGAGCTAATTGTCGCTCACACGAATGAAACAGAGTATCGTTCATTCATTTCCAATAAAAAGAATGAAGCTTTGCATTCCAGGATAATTGTTATGCCAATCCCATATAATTTAAAGGTTTCAGAGGAAGAGAAGATTTACGATAAAATGATTCGTGAAAGCGATGTTTCCAACGTGCATATTGCACCGCATACTTTGAGGGTTGCAGCGATGTTTACGATTCTAACCCGCATGAAAGATCCGAAAAAAGGCGATATTGATTTAGTTAAGAAAATGCGTTTGTATGATGGAGAGAGCGTTGAAGGCTATAACAGAGCTGATGTGGAAGAATTGAAAAAAGAGCATGCAGATGAAGGCATGAGCGGTATTGACCCGCGCTATGTCATCAACAGGATCTCTTCTACAATCATCCGCAAAAATATCACAAGCATCAATGCGCTGGATGTATTGCGGTCGCTTAAAGAAGGTTTGGATCAGCATCCATCCATTACTCCAGAACTGAAAGAAAGATACCTGAACTTTATTTCTCTGGCCCGCAAGGAGTATGATGATATTGCGAAGAAAGAAGTTCAAAAGGCATTTGTTTACTCTTATGAAGAATCTGCGAAAACGCTTATGGAAAACTATCTTGATAATGTTGAAGCATACTGCAATAAAGCGAAGCTGCGCGACCCATTAACGGGTGAGGAAATCAGTCCGGATGAAAAGCTGATGCGCTCAATCGAAGAGCAGATTGGCATCTCCGAGAATGCGAAGAAAGCATTCAGGGAGGAAATCCTCATACGCATCTCAGCTTACGCAAGAAAAGGCAAGCGCTTTGACTATAATTCGCATGACCGTCTGCGTGAAGCTATCCAGAAGAAGCTTTTCGCTGACCTGAAAGATGTCGTAAAGATCACCACATCTTCAAAAACGCCTGATGAGCAGCAGCTGAAGAAGGTGAATGAGGTTGTAGCAAGATTAATTGACGAACATGGCTATAACTCAACATCAGCAAACGAACTGCTCCGCTATGTGGGAAGCTTGCTGAATCGATAA